One part of the Lotus japonicus ecotype B-129 chromosome 2, LjGifu_v1.2 genome encodes these proteins:
- the LOC130740127 gene encoding DNA-directed RNA polymerases I, II, and III subunit RPABC5 — MIIPVRCFTCGKVIGNKWDPYLDLLQSDYSEGDALDALGLVRYCCRRMLMTHVDLIEKLLNYNTLDKSDTS; from the exons ATGATCATCCCCGTCCGTTGTTTCACCTGTGGAAAG GTCATCGGAAACAAATGGGATCCCTATCTGGATCTTCTGCAGTCTGATTACAGTGAAGG AGATGCATTGGATGCTTTGGGTCTAGTTCGATATTGTTGTAGGCGCATGCTTATGACCCATGTTGACCTCATCGAGAAGCTGCTGAATTACAACA CTCTGGACAAGTCTGATACCAGTTAA